A window of Rhodothermus sp. genomic DNA:
TAGGGGTAAGTGGAGGCGTAGATTCGATGGTGCTGCTCGAAGTGTTGCGCCGGCTGGGGTATCGTCCGGTGGTTGCACACGTCAACTATCGGCTGCGCGGAGCCGATTCGGAAGCCGACGAAGCCCTGGTACGCCGCTTCTGTCGCCAGCATCAGCTACCGCTCCGGGTGGCCCGTATCGACCTGAAAGCATATACCAGGGGGCGTGCCATCCAGGCAACCGCGCGCAAAGTACGCTATGCGTTCTTCCGACGGGTGGCGCACCGAGAGGACATCGATACCGTGGCTGTGGCTCATCACCGCGATGACCAGGCCGAAACCCTGTTGCTGAACCTGATACGCGGAAGTGGACTGGAAGGCCTCCTCGGCATGCGCCCCCGGCGCCGACTGAATCGGCAAGAAACGATCTGGCTGATACGGCCGATGCTGGGGGTGCATCGGGCCGAGATCCTGGCGTGGGCACGGGCCGAAGGCATTCCCTGGCGCGAAGACGTAAGTAACGTCCGGCTGCAGTATCGACGCGCCTGGATTCGGCACAAAGTGCTGCCGTTGCTGGAGGCCCATTTCGGTACGGGAGTGTCTGAGCGGATGGCCCATACGGCTGAACTGCTACAGGCCTACTACGATACAACCTTCGCACCCGACCTGCAGCGACGCTGGCAGGAGGTGGCCTGTGAACGGGACCGCGCGTTGCGCCTGAAGGCACTCCGCGCGCAACCCCCGGTATGGCAACGCCGCCTGATTCTGGAAGCGCTACGACGCTGGCTGCCGGGCGCGCCCCAGCGCCGTCGGGTCGCCGAACAGGTGGTACAGCTCATGCAGGCCCAGCCGGGACGACGCCTGAAGCTTCGGACCGGAACGATCTGGCGCGACCGCGACACGCTGCGCTTTCGGCACCCACAGGAACCGGTACGACCTGAGGGCGGCTTCCTGCAACCCGGACAGTCTCTCGAACTGGCGGGCGGAACGCTGACAGCTACTTTGATGCACCAGCGGCCTGACCGCCTTGACGCCGGCGCCCCCCTCGTGGTCTAT
This region includes:
- the tilS gene encoding tRNA lysidine(34) synthetase TilS is translated as MMLPERVRHLIETESLLQPGQRVVVGVSGGVDSMVLLEVLRRLGYRPVVAHVNYRLRGADSEADEALVRRFCRQHQLPLRVARIDLKAYTRGRAIQATARKVRYAFFRRVAHREDIDTVAVAHHRDDQAETLLLNLIRGSGLEGLLGMRPRRRLNRQETIWLIRPMLGVHRAEILAWARAEGIPWREDVSNVRLQYRRAWIRHKVLPLLEAHFGTGVSERMAHTAELLQAYYDTTFAPDLQRRWQEVACERDRALRLKALRAQPPVWQRRLILEALRRWLPGAPQRRRVAEQVVQLMQAQPGRRLKLRTGTIWRDRDTLRFRHPQEPVRPEGGFLQPGQSLELAGGTLTATLMHQRPDRLDAGAPLVVYVDADQIRWPLKVRRWRPGDRMQPLGMTGRKKVSDLLTDLKVPVDQRNQCYVLCQDQEIVWLVGYRLADPFRVRPETRRVVKLCWKPRTALSEKSTMP